One window of Sphingobacteriales bacterium genomic DNA carries:
- a CDS encoding formyl transferase — protein sequence MMNKKIILIAGKGQSTNIIFNALIERYGVVSAIIEDKESPIAFWKRRLKKLGLVKVLGQIGFQLLIQRPLKLCSKYRIDEIIRQNKLNQKDIPNDKILKVNSINSKITIELLKSLNPDLIIVNGTRIISKRVLQSVPCKFVNIHAGITPMYRGVHGTYWALVNNDFINSGVTVHFVDEGIDTGQIIAQKQVSITSKDNFSTYPFLQLSVGLELLFESIDSCFKKSTTSVKFEGESKLYYHPTIWAYLFNRIFKKVK from the coding sequence ATGATGAATAAAAAAATCATTTTAATTGCAGGTAAAGGGCAATCTACTAATATAATTTTTAATGCTTTAATTGAGCGTTATGGCGTTGTATCAGCAATAATTGAAGACAAGGAATCTCCAATTGCATTTTGGAAAAGAAGGTTGAAAAAATTGGGTTTAGTAAAGGTTTTGGGGCAAATCGGTTTTCAGCTTTTAATACAGAGACCTCTAAAGTTATGCTCAAAATATAGAATTGACGAAATTATTCGCCAAAATAAACTCAATCAAAAAGATATTCCAAATGATAAAATTCTAAAAGTCAACTCAATTAACTCAAAAATAACCATCGAACTTTTAAAGTCCTTAAATCCGGATCTAATTATTGTAAACGGAACAAGAATAATTTCAAAAAGGGTTTTACAAAGTGTGCCCTGTAAATTTGTAAATATTCATGCCGGAATAACCCCAATGTATAGAGGAGTTCATGGAACATATTGGGCACTTGTAAACAATGATTTTATTAACAGCGGTGTTACGGTACATTTTGTAGATGAAGGAATTGATACCGGTCAAATCATTGCTCAGAAGCAGGTTTCAATTACATCTAAAGACAATTTTTCAACTTATCCTTTTTTACAGCTTTCTGTCGGTCTTGAATTGTTGTTTGAAAGTATTGATTCATGTTTTAAGAAAAGTACGACTTCGGTTAAATTTGAGGGGGAAAGCAAGTTGTATTATCACCCCACTATCTGGGCTTATTTATTTAACCGAATATTTAAGAAGGTTA
- a CDS encoding polysaccharide deacetylase family protein: METGQFVISLDFELLWGVRDKKTISEYGENIKGVHLVIPRLLSMFKNYNIRATFSVVGFLFFETKEDLTANLPKNLPEYTNSNFSPYKGHFDLVGENYLVDLYHFAPLLIDEIKKYPEQEIGSHSFSHYYCLESGQTIRDFEDDLNSAIRLAKSKDINLTSFVFPRNQFNDYYLKVCSNLGIKCYRGNEQSWLYEAKKGEHESLLRRALRLVDAYINISGHHCYEESYLKRKVPIDIPSSRFLRPFSKKLKLLENLRLNRIKSSMTYAAKNNLVYHLWWHPHNFGINQNENFDFLEKILLHYSALNLKYKFQSTTMSKLANELTYH, encoded by the coding sequence ATGGAAACAGGTCAATTTGTAATATCTTTAGATTTTGAACTTTTATGGGGGGTAAGAGATAAAAAAACCATTTCAGAATATGGTGAAAACATTAAAGGAGTCCATTTGGTGATCCCAAGGCTTTTGAGTATGTTTAAAAATTACAACATCCGGGCAACATTTTCGGTTGTGGGTTTTTTGTTTTTCGAAACAAAGGAAGATTTAACCGCCAATTTACCCAAAAACTTACCTGAATATACCAATTCAAACTTTTCACCTTACAAAGGTCATTTTGATTTGGTAGGTGAAAACTATTTAGTTGATTTATATCATTTTGCTCCATTATTGATAGATGAAATTAAGAAATATCCCGAGCAAGAAATAGGCTCTCATTCTTTTTCACATTATTACTGCTTAGAAAGCGGGCAAACTATCCGTGATTTTGAAGATGACCTAAATTCAGCTATTCGTTTGGCAAAAAGTAAAGATATTAACCTGACTTCTTTCGTATTTCCAAGAAACCAGTTTAATGATTATTACCTAAAAGTTTGCAGCAATTTGGGTATCAAATGTTACAGAGGGAATGAACAATCATGGCTATATGAGGCAAAAAAGGGAGAACATGAAAGTTTGTTACGCAGAGCTTTGCGTTTGGTTGATGCTTACATAAACATTTCGGGGCATCATTGTTATGAGGAAAGTTACTTAAAACGCAAAGTTCCTATAGATATACCTTCAAGCAGGTTTCTAAGACCATTTAGTAAAAAACTTAAATTGCTTGAAAATTTGAGATTAAACCGGATAAAATCAAGCATGACTTATGCAGCAAAAAACAATCTCGTCTATCATTTATGGTGGCATCCCCATAATTTTGGCATTAACCAGAATGAAAATTTTGATTTTTTGGAAAAGATTTTATTGCACTACAGCGCATTGAACCTAAAATATAAATTTCAGAGTACTACGATGTCAAAATTAGCAAATGAGTTAACCTATCATTAG
- the mscL gene encoding large-conductance mechanosensitive channel protein MscL produces MGFFSDFKSFIFKGNILDLATAVIVGGAFGKIVSSFVSDIVMPPIGLLLGGVTFTELKLVLKEGIAATATSPEIAAVTVNYGTFLQTLIDFLIIAFVIYMVLRAYNSIQKKKEEEPAAPAPPTNEEVLLTEIRDILKKG; encoded by the coding sequence ATGGGCTTTTTTTCAGACTTCAAAAGTTTTATTTTTAAAGGAAACATTTTAGATTTGGCAACGGCAGTAATTGTAGGTGGTGCATTTGGAAAAATTGTTTCCTCATTTGTGTCAGATATTGTAATGCCACCAATTGGTCTTTTATTGGGAGGAGTAACTTTTACAGAATTAAAACTTGTGCTTAAAGAAGGGATAGCAGCAACAGCTACTTCCCCTGAAATAGCTGCTGTTACCGTAAATTATGGAACATTTCTTCAAACGCTCATAGATTTTTTAATCATTGCGTTTGTGATTTACATGGTCTTAAGAGCTTATAATTCAATACAAAAAAAGAAAGAAGAAGAACCGGCAGCGCCCGCACCACCAACAAATGAAGAAGTTTTGTTGACCGAAATCAGAGATATTTTAAAGAAAGGGTAA